One part of the Mangrovibacillus cuniculi genome encodes these proteins:
- the folE2 gene encoding GTP cyclohydrolase FolE2: MSKRILPSKEERHKHFGSVPPIKGTKPTKKEDMPDLQNTPKDFLFSIQQVGVTNVKHPITIAADTIPSQQTTIANITMTTALVQERKGINMSRLTEALHDRHQSGWTVTLETLEDFAKELADRMEQPGAIVSMTFPWYFERQSPMMEKPGLIHADVTMKAEVSNTEKTKFTVGMTAAVATLCPCSKEISEYSAHNQRGIVTVEADLKADTGFEQDWKVTLLDAIESNASAMLYPVLKRPDEKRVTEQAYENPRFVEDLTRLIAADLYEWDALSRFSVECRNEESIHLHDAYAKIHVDCETNS; the protein is encoded by the coding sequence ATGTCAAAGCGTATATTGCCTTCAAAAGAAGAGAGACATAAACACTTCGGTTCTGTTCCACCAATTAAAGGAACAAAACCAACAAAAAAAGAAGATATGCCTGATTTACAAAATACACCGAAAGACTTTTTATTCTCCATTCAGCAAGTGGGTGTAACGAACGTTAAACATCCCATTACAATTGCTGCAGACACTATTCCTTCTCAACAAACAACTATTGCAAATATCACAATGACCACTGCACTAGTCCAAGAGAGAAAAGGAATTAACATGTCACGCTTAACGGAAGCACTACATGATCGCCATCAATCCGGCTGGACAGTAACACTAGAAACACTAGAAGACTTCGCGAAAGAATTAGCAGATCGTATGGAGCAACCAGGTGCCATCGTTTCTATGACATTCCCTTGGTACTTTGAGCGCCAAAGTCCAATGATGGAAAAGCCAGGATTAATCCATGCCGATGTTACCATGAAAGCGGAAGTATCTAATACAGAAAAAACAAAATTTACGGTAGGAATGACTGCTGCTGTTGCAACCCTTTGTCCTTGTTCAAAAGAAATCAGCGAGTACAGCGCTCATAACCAACGTGGAATCGTTACGGTCGAAGCTGACCTAAAAGCTGATACTGGATTCGAGCAAGACTGGAAAGTTACTTTACTAGATGCTATTGAATCCAATGCAAGTGCTATGCTATACCCAGTATTAAAACGTCCAGATGAAAAGCGTGTGACAGAACAAGCATATGAGAACCCTCGTTTTGTAGAAGATTTAACACGTCTAATCGCTGCTGACTTATATGAATGGGATGCACTAAGCCGATTCTCCGTTGAGTGTCGTAATGAAGAATCGATTCATTTACATGACGCTTACGCGAAAATCCATGTAGACTGCGAAACTAATTCTTAA
- a CDS encoding prenyltransferase/squalene oxidase repeat-containing protein — MSISRVNILIEQLTSSIEDFQVSDGSFRFPFEGPIMTDAYTMILLTSLNQKDHPLIRVLGQRLIKLQTADGTWKLFHDEKNGNLSSTVEAYFALLYSGVCAASDPMMKKAETYIRDMGGLDKVHSITKFMLASHGQYPWSRFFPIPIEILLLPSWSPIHFYDFSSYARVHLAPMLILKHKRYIHFNKHTPSIRHLVIDQRSPTIDTEQRKLLENITTHIHDLVQYPSEEALHRAKNYMLDRTEDDGTYYSYFSSTFFYIYALLATGHLSGSALVRRAVNGVLGHYNPRIQHVENSPSTIWDTALVTYVLQTPGYQATKQVITSAVPFLLKHQHTKKGDWALERKNVEPGGWGFSNSNTIHPDLDDTSAALRALHFQQVDTAAIDRGEKYLLAMQNEAGGSPAFEPNKTKKIYTAFPMDGAEAAAIDPSTPDLTGRVIEYFGTYKNFTLEHTSIRKAVDWLRSKQREDGSWFGRWGVCFIYGTWASVTGLASVGVKPDDDMLKKAVKFLLSTQNPDGGWGESCYSDQKDQYVPLYASTPSQTAWALDGLISVYPTIGNTPSNVALSIEKGMESLCKQLLERNWTYSYPTGAGLPGNFYMYYHSYNWIFPLKALKNYIIWGNETTFPEK, encoded by the coding sequence ATGTCTATCTCTAGAGTTAACATACTGATTGAACAATTAACTTCCTCTATAGAGGATTTTCAAGTGTCAGATGGGTCTTTTCGTTTTCCTTTTGAAGGTCCTATTATGACGGATGCATACACCATGATTTTACTAACTTCATTAAACCAAAAGGATCACCCTTTAATTCGCGTGTTAGGACAGCGATTAATAAAACTTCAAACGGCGGATGGAACATGGAAGTTATTTCACGATGAAAAAAACGGAAATCTTTCTTCCACTGTCGAGGCATATTTTGCTCTTCTGTACAGTGGGGTTTGTGCCGCCAGTGATCCTATGATGAAAAAGGCAGAAACGTATATACGTGACATGGGTGGACTAGATAAAGTACATTCCATTACAAAGTTTATGTTAGCGTCTCACGGTCAGTACCCTTGGAGTAGGTTCTTCCCAATCCCTATAGAAATCCTCCTTTTACCATCATGGAGCCCTATTCACTTTTACGACTTTAGCAGTTATGCAAGAGTTCACTTAGCTCCTATGTTAATTCTTAAGCACAAGCGATATATCCATTTCAACAAACATACTCCTTCCATTAGACATCTTGTTATTGATCAAAGAAGCCCTACTATCGATACCGAACAACGTAAACTTCTTGAAAACATTACTACACACATTCATGATTTAGTACAATATCCTTCTGAAGAAGCCTTACATAGGGCGAAGAATTACATGCTTGATCGAACAGAAGATGATGGTACTTATTACAGTTACTTTAGTTCAACATTCTTTTATATTTATGCCTTACTAGCTACTGGACACCTAAGTGGTTCTGCATTAGTTAGAAGAGCGGTTAACGGTGTGTTAGGGCATTATAACCCTAGAATTCAGCATGTAGAAAATTCCCCTTCTACCATTTGGGATACAGCTTTAGTAACTTATGTCCTTCAGACACCAGGTTATCAAGCTACCAAACAAGTGATTACTTCAGCTGTTCCATTCCTTCTTAAACATCAGCATACAAAGAAAGGGGATTGGGCGTTAGAAAGAAAGAATGTAGAACCAGGTGGTTGGGGTTTTTCTAATAGTAACACGATACACCCTGACTTAGATGACACATCTGCGGCACTACGTGCACTTCACTTTCAACAAGTTGATACTGCTGCAATCGATAGAGGAGAAAAATATTTACTTGCGATGCAAAACGAAGCTGGAGGATCTCCAGCTTTCGAACCGAACAAAACAAAGAAAATTTATACTGCATTTCCGATGGATGGCGCTGAAGCAGCGGCAATAGATCCTTCTACTCCTGATTTAACAGGGAGAGTTATCGAGTATTTCGGTACTTATAAAAATTTCACACTTGAACATACCTCTATAAGAAAAGCTGTAGACTGGCTTCGATCTAAACAGAGAGAGGATGGTAGCTGGTTTGGTAGGTGGGGTGTGTGCTTTATTTATGGCACTTGGGCTAGTGTAACAGGGTTGGCATCTGTAGGAGTAAAGCCTGATGATGATATGCTAAAAAAAGCTGTTAAGTTTCTTCTTTCTACCCAAAATCCAGATGGAGGTTGGGGGGAGTCTTGTTATAGTGATCAAAAAGACCAATACGTACCTCTTTACGCCAGTACACCTTCACAAACTGCTTGGGCCTTGGATGGACTGATCAGTGTTTACCCTACAATAGGAAACACACCTTCTAATGTTGCATTAAGTATTGAAAAAGGTATGGAATCTTTATGCAAACAATTACTGGAACGCAATTGGACCTATTCTTATCCGACAGGAGCAGGACTTCCGGGAAATTTTTATATGTATTACCACAGTTACAACTGGATTTTTCCTCTAAAAGCGCTAAAAAACTACATTATTTGGGGAAATGAAACGACATTTCCCGAGAAATAA
- a CDS encoding DUF2294 domain-containing protein: MPVSPKRKLEAEISEACIKYQRDLVGRGPQETKTYIVKDMVITRFKGVLTIEEKHLIQHEEGKKLVKQMRQVLREIHSEAFEEIITNLTGLPILSSHSDISTETGERIEVFIMSEDLEAKLES; this comes from the coding sequence ATGCCCGTATCGCCTAAAAGAAAACTAGAAGCAGAAATTAGTGAAGCTTGTATTAAATATCAGCGTGATTTAGTTGGGAGAGGACCTCAAGAAACAAAAACATATATAGTAAAAGATATGGTTATTACTCGTTTTAAAGGTGTGTTAACAATCGAGGAAAAGCACCTAATCCAGCATGAAGAAGGAAAAAAATTAGTCAAACAAATGCGGCAAGTTTTGCGAGAAATTCATAGCGAAGCATTTGAAGAGATTATTACCAACTTAACAGGCCTTCCTATCCTTTCTAGTCATAGTGATATTTCAACGGAAACAGGAGAAAGAATCGAAGTCTTCATTATGAGTGAAGATCTAGAAGCTAAACTAGAAAGTTAA
- a CDS encoding undecaprenyl-diphosphate phosphatase, protein MNIWELIVALILGVVEGLTEFAPVSSTGHMIIVDDMLLQSKELLGSQDVANTFKVVIQLGSILAVVIVFWSRFMDLLGIKKQDQSGSSRLTLSTVLVGLLPAIVLGFAFEDFIDTYLFSVETVIVGLVAGAVLMIAADWKVKRDEKAGIGTKIDGLDAISYKNAFLIGLFQCIALWPGFSRSGSTISGGVLLGLPYRAAADFTFIMAVPIMAGASGLSVLKNLEYFTADMIPFFAVGFVSAFIFAFISIRFFLALISKIRLLPFAIYRIVLAFVILGVYLNMN, encoded by the coding sequence ATGAATATATGGGAATTGATTGTGGCACTTATTTTAGGTGTAGTGGAAGGATTGACTGAATTTGCACCTGTCTCTTCTACCGGACACATGATTATTGTGGATGATATGTTATTGCAGTCAAAAGAACTATTAGGTTCTCAAGATGTAGCTAATACATTTAAAGTGGTAATACAACTAGGTTCCATTTTAGCTGTTGTTATTGTATTTTGGTCTCGTTTTATGGACTTATTGGGAATAAAGAAGCAAGATCAGAGTGGGAGTAGCCGATTGACACTTAGTACTGTATTAGTTGGATTACTTCCAGCCATCGTGTTAGGATTTGCTTTTGAGGACTTCATTGATACGTATTTGTTCTCGGTTGAAACGGTTATTGTCGGATTAGTTGCGGGAGCTGTGTTGATGATTGCTGCTGATTGGAAAGTGAAGCGCGATGAGAAAGCTGGAATTGGTACGAAAATTGATGGATTGGATGCTATCTCCTACAAAAATGCATTTTTAATAGGTTTGTTCCAATGTATTGCTTTATGGCCAGGGTTTTCTCGCTCTGGGTCAACCATTTCAGGTGGGGTATTATTAGGCTTACCGTATCGTGCTGCAGCAGATTTTACCTTTATTATGGCTGTTCCCATTATGGCAGGAGCAAGTGGATTATCTGTACTTAAGAATTTGGAGTATTTTACAGCAGATATGATACCATTCTTTGCAGTAGGATTTGTATCAGCTTTTATATTTGCATTTATTTCTATCCGTTTCTTTTTAGCCTTAATAAGTAAAATTCGCTTATTACCATTTGCCATATACCGAATTGTCTTAGCGTTTGTCATTTTAGGTGTTTATTTGAATATGAATTAA
- a CDS encoding potassium channel family protein, with the protein MKQVVVFGLGRFGGNLIKAFAPLNIEVLAVDSHQDKVNYFAQFATHAVQANAIDEHVLKDLGIRNFDLAVVSFGDDIEASILTCMQLKDIGVPVVWAKAQNDYHQKVLEKVGVDRIIQPERDMARRVAHYVTSEKVVDFIELSDQHSIIEVVATENVHLKTIKDLDFRAKFGCSIVGIQRGGDMIAVPMPEEMLREGDVLIVMGHNRDLARLEEQGV; encoded by the coding sequence ATGAAACAAGTAGTGGTTTTTGGTTTAGGTCGTTTTGGAGGAAACTTAATTAAGGCATTTGCTCCGTTAAATATTGAAGTATTAGCTGTTGATAGCCACCAAGATAAGGTGAATTATTTTGCTCAATTTGCAACACATGCAGTTCAAGCAAATGCTATAGATGAGCATGTATTAAAAGATTTAGGTATTCGCAATTTTGATTTAGCAGTTGTTTCGTTCGGTGATGACATTGAGGCAAGTATTCTTACTTGTATGCAGTTAAAGGATATTGGGGTTCCCGTAGTATGGGCCAAAGCACAGAATGATTATCATCAAAAAGTTTTAGAAAAAGTGGGAGTTGATCGAATTATCCAGCCAGAAAGAGATATGGCTAGACGTGTCGCTCATTATGTGACGTCAGAAAAAGTAGTAGACTTCATCGAACTGTCAGATCAGCACTCTATTATTGAAGTGGTTGCAACAGAAAATGTTCACTTGAAAACAATTAAGGACTTAGATTTCCGAGCTAAATTTGGCTGCAGTATCGTTGGTATTCAACGTGGAGGAGACATGATAGCTGTTCCGATGCCAGAGGAAATGTTAAGAGAAGGGGATGTGTTAATTGTTATGGGACATAATCGTGATTTAGCAAGACTAGAAGAACAGGGCGTGTAA
- a CDS encoding GNAT family N-acetyltransferase: MNPILREIPKEISSDRLLLRCPKVEDTEQLYTAIERSLDDLKLWLPFAYKGQNKEETEINLRQAIAKFDLREALRFIIVEKATDQVVGSTGFHNLDWSKMSAEIGYWLDSTYTGKGYVTEAVNALTKFAFETLELKRVEIRCEGHNWKSRAVAERSGYILEGVLRKEDWSVDEQKLTDTCIYALLDEDYFSKE, from the coding sequence GTGAATCCTATACTTCGGGAAATACCGAAAGAAATAAGTAGTGACAGACTTCTTCTACGTTGTCCAAAAGTAGAAGACACAGAGCAATTATATACCGCAATTGAACGCTCTCTAGATGATTTGAAATTGTGGCTCCCTTTTGCTTATAAGGGACAAAACAAAGAAGAGACAGAAATTAACCTCCGTCAGGCTATTGCAAAGTTTGATTTAAGAGAAGCGCTTCGATTTATTATTGTAGAGAAAGCAACAGACCAAGTAGTTGGTTCCACCGGTTTCCATAATTTAGACTGGTCAAAGATGTCTGCAGAGATTGGTTACTGGTTAGATTCGACATACACAGGTAAGGGCTATGTAACAGAAGCAGTAAATGCTCTGACGAAATTCGCCTTTGAAACCTTAGAATTGAAGCGAGTAGAAATACGTTGTGAAGGCCACAACTGGAAGAGCAGAGCCGTAGCTGAGAGAAGTGGCTATATTTTAGAAGGTGTTCTTCGTAAAGAGGATTGGTCTGTAGATGAGCAAAAGCTGACAGATACATGTATTTACGCATTGCTGGATGAGGATTATTTTTCAAAGGAATAA
- a CDS encoding sporulation protein has translation MFFLGKKHRVDLCLEKEFYQPGERVEGTIKLEKRNRDKMTRLEVELWELAKGGKWEYIDHVRSFLLGDELEAGQSRVVEFQTVLPASCCHTKQYRLKTKLVTERNKMQVDHDPINILPTWS, from the coding sequence ATGTTCTTTTTAGGGAAGAAACATCGCGTGGACTTGTGTCTGGAAAAAGAATTTTATCAGCCAGGTGAGCGTGTGGAAGGAACAATTAAATTAGAAAAGCGAAATAGAGATAAGATGACTAGACTTGAAGTAGAACTTTGGGAGTTAGCTAAAGGAGGAAAGTGGGAGTATATAGATCATGTGCGATCTTTCCTTCTGGGTGATGAACTTGAAGCTGGACAATCTAGGGTGGTAGAATTTCAAACTGTTCTTCCAGCTAGTTGTTGCCATACAAAGCAATACCGTTTGAAAACTAAGCTTGTGACAGAAAGAAACAAAATGCAAGTAGATCATGATCCGATAAACATACTGCCTACATGGTCTTAG
- a CDS encoding SRPBCC family protein, translated as MKSWTKSITINAPIDIVWNLFNGSTEQMQKIMPQVVANEPVKVTDEGVGTVYRQTYQEGKRTQTYDVETIEFTDKAEEKKLKVGFQIAGMFDITAKYELAEIDENTTHFTYTATNNPLKWYVKPFLLFASDKVVVNFVDRVKKVAETNQRNE; from the coding sequence ATGAAATCATGGACAAAGTCAATAACTATTAATGCTCCAATTGACATCGTGTGGAATCTTTTTAATGGCAGTACGGAACAAATGCAAAAGATAATGCCTCAAGTGGTTGCAAATGAACCAGTTAAAGTAACTGATGAGGGTGTAGGTACAGTCTATAGGCAAACGTATCAAGAAGGTAAAAGAACACAGACATATGATGTAGAAACGATAGAGTTCACAGATAAGGCAGAAGAAAAGAAACTGAAAGTAGGATTTCAGATAGCTGGTATGTTTGATATTACGGCAAAGTACGAATTAGCTGAAATAGACGAAAACACAACTCATTTTACTTATACCGCTACAAATAATCCTTTAAAATGGTATGTTAAACCGTTTTTACTATTTGCCAGCGATAAAGTAGTCGTCAATTTTGTGGATAGAGTAAAGAAGGTTGCAGAGACAAATCAACGAAATGAGTAA
- a CDS encoding ABC transporter ATP-binding protein: protein MIKRFFSYYHPHKRLFYIDFFCAIFVGILELGFPLAVSWFIDSLLPEGNWSTIIAVSAGLLTLYLMSSGMQFVVNYWGHKLGINIETDMRKELFQHVQRQSFRFFDNTKTGHIMSRVTNDLMDIGELAHHGPEDLFIAIMTFIGAFWIMLSINVELAMVAILIVPFLIWLISYSNINMNRAWTKMYGNIADVNARVEDSVSGARVVQSFTNEQYEMDRFQENNQFFRKSKLRAYKVMSYNLSGIYITTRLMTLIILVYGAWLTFAGALSYGELVAFILYVNVLFKPIDKISALLELYPKGMAGFKRFMELMDSVPDIQNKTDAVEVEFLKGDIAFQNVTFQYEENRPTLTDLSFSIQAGQTVAFVGPSGAGKTTICSLIPRFYDVSEGSITIDGIDVRNMTKESLRSQIGIVQQDVFLFTGTLRENIAYGRLSASQEEIEEAARRAHLTDLIHSLPDGYDTQIGERGLKLSGGQKQRLAIARMFLKNPPILILDEATSALDTETEAIIQDALNELAKNRTTLVIAHRLATIRKADRIMVITTDGVAEDGTQEELLQVEDGVFAKLHAHQHALV from the coding sequence ATGATAAAACGATTTTTTAGCTATTATCATCCCCATAAACGCTTATTTTATATCGACTTTTTCTGCGCTATTTTCGTCGGAATTTTAGAACTTGGGTTTCCACTTGCAGTATCTTGGTTTATCGATTCCCTTTTACCAGAAGGAAATTGGTCTACCATCATTGCTGTCAGCGCAGGATTGTTGACATTGTATTTAATGAGCTCTGGTATGCAATTTGTTGTTAACTATTGGGGGCACAAACTAGGAATAAACATCGAGACGGATATGCGGAAAGAATTATTCCAACATGTCCAAAGACAATCCTTTCGATTCTTTGACAACACCAAAACTGGTCATATTATGAGTCGCGTAACGAATGATCTAATGGACATCGGAGAACTAGCGCATCATGGACCAGAAGATTTATTTATTGCCATTATGACCTTTATAGGAGCATTTTGGATTATGCTGAGCATTAATGTGGAACTAGCAATGGTAGCAATACTAATTGTTCCGTTTTTAATTTGGTTGATCTCCTATTCCAATATTAATATGAACAGAGCGTGGACGAAGATGTACGGAAACATTGCAGACGTCAATGCTCGTGTAGAAGACAGTGTATCCGGAGCTCGTGTGGTTCAATCGTTTACAAACGAACAATATGAGATGGACCGCTTCCAAGAGAACAACCAATTTTTCCGAAAATCAAAACTTCGTGCTTATAAAGTAATGAGTTACAACTTATCTGGAATTTATATCACTACTAGGTTGATGACATTGATCATCTTAGTTTATGGAGCCTGGTTAACATTTGCTGGCGCACTTTCATATGGAGAACTAGTTGCATTTATTTTATATGTTAATGTACTTTTTAAACCCATTGATAAAATCAGTGCTCTACTAGAACTTTATCCAAAAGGAATGGCTGGATTTAAACGATTTATGGAGTTAATGGATTCTGTTCCAGATATTCAAAATAAAACTGATGCAGTTGAAGTTGAGTTTTTAAAAGGAGATATTGCGTTTCAAAACGTTACCTTTCAATATGAAGAAAATAGACCAACACTAACAGACTTATCCTTCTCCATACAAGCTGGTCAAACAGTTGCCTTTGTCGGTCCTTCTGGTGCTGGTAAAACAACCATTTGTTCGTTAATACCTCGTTTTTATGATGTATCAGAAGGTAGTATTACAATCGATGGAATAGATGTGCGGAATATGACCAAAGAATCCCTTCGTTCTCAGATTGGGATTGTACAACAAGATGTCTTTTTGTTCACTGGTACCCTTAGAGAGAATATTGCTTATGGTAGGCTTTCAGCATCGCAAGAGGAAATTGAAGAAGCAGCAAGAAGAGCCCACTTAACAGACCTGATTCACTCATTACCGGATGGATACGATACACAAATCGGAGAGCGTGGCCTGAAGTTGTCTGGTGGACAAAAACAAAGACTAGCGATTGCTAGAATGTTCTTAAAGAATCCACCGATTTTAATTTTAGATGAAGCCACTTCTGCTTTAGATACAGAGACTGAAGCTATTATCCAAGATGCGTTAAACGAGTTAGCAAAGAACCGTACGACTTTAGTCATCGCTCACCGATTAGCAACTATCCGAAAAGCAGATCGCATTATGGTTATTACAACAGACGGCGTTGCGGAAGATGGAACGCAGGAAGAGTTATTGCAAGTAGAGGATGGGGTGTTTGCGAAGTTGCATGCGCATCAACATGCTCTTGTGTGA
- a CDS encoding TrkH family potassium uptake protein, whose amino-acid sequence MNWLSRTVNPSRLLIIVFIIVGLVGMLLLKLPFATTEKISWLDALFTSISAVTVTGLVVVDTGTVYTLFGQLVILTLIQIGGLGIMSFAVLMFMLLGRKIGFKERLVVQQSLNQASLGGIISLVKKLFIFSFTIEFFAMMILAMKWVPEMGFGKGLYFSFFHSISAFNNAGFGLWPDSLMREVGSPVVNIVISLLFILGGVGFTVLVDVWSKKSFKKFSLHTKLMLVGSLGLNVFAMFLFFILEYNNPGTLGPLSLADKWWASYFQAVSPRTAGFNSIDIGAMEEPSIFFMIALMFIGAGSASTGGGIKLTTFIIIVLTIGAFLKSRKEITLGRRTVGETVIFRSMSITTLSALVVFSATFMITLSDKHEFLPLLFEVVSAFGTVGLSMGITADLSALAKWIVIFTMMIGKLGPLTLAFSLATSKQSKIKYPNEDVLTG is encoded by the coding sequence ATGAATTGGCTGAGTAGAACGGTAAACCCATCTCGTTTGTTAATCATTGTTTTTATTATTGTTGGATTGGTAGGTATGCTTTTACTAAAGCTGCCATTTGCTACAACGGAAAAAATTAGTTGGTTAGACGCTTTGTTTACTTCGATATCAGCAGTTACTGTTACAGGGTTAGTTGTAGTCGATACGGGGACAGTATATACATTGTTTGGGCAGTTGGTAATTTTAACACTGATTCAAATAGGTGGATTAGGAATAATGTCCTTTGCTGTTCTAATGTTTATGTTGTTAGGAAGAAAGATTGGTTTTAAAGAGAGGCTTGTTGTGCAACAATCGTTAAACCAGGCTTCTCTAGGGGGAATTATTAGCCTTGTTAAAAAGCTATTCATCTTCTCTTTTACGATCGAGTTTTTTGCCATGATGATCTTGGCTATGAAGTGGGTTCCTGAAATGGGTTTTGGTAAGGGACTATATTTCAGTTTCTTTCATTCCATTTCCGCTTTTAATAATGCTGGATTTGGACTATGGCCTGATAGCTTAATGAGAGAGGTAGGTAGCCCAGTAGTCAATATCGTTATTAGTTTATTGTTTATTCTTGGTGGTGTAGGGTTCACGGTGTTAGTAGATGTTTGGTCAAAGAAGTCTTTTAAGAAATTTAGTTTGCATACAAAACTTATGTTAGTTGGGTCCTTGGGATTAAATGTTTTTGCTATGTTTCTTTTCTTTATTCTAGAATACAACAATCCTGGAACACTGGGCCCATTATCTCTAGCAGACAAGTGGTGGGCATCGTATTTTCAAGCTGTAAGCCCAAGAACTGCAGGTTTTAACTCCATTGATATAGGAGCGATGGAAGAGCCGTCTATCTTTTTTATGATTGCGTTAATGTTTATTGGAGCAGGGAGTGCATCGACAGGTGGAGGGATTAAACTTACTACCTTCATTATCATTGTTTTGACTATTGGTGCGTTTTTAAAATCTAGAAAAGAGATTACTTTAGGTAGACGAACTGTTGGAGAAACGGTTATTTTTCGTTCCATGTCGATTACGACTTTATCAGCTCTAGTTGTGTTTAGTGCAACGTTTATGATTACCCTATCTGATAAACATGAGTTTTTACCATTACTATTTGAAGTCGTATCTGCTTTTGGAACAGTAGGATTGTCAATGGGAATCACCGCAGACCTATCTGCACTTGCGAAGTGGATTGTTATTTTTACCATGATGATAGGGAAGCTTGGACCACTTACCTTGGCATTTTCTTTAGCTACAAGTAAACAATCAAAGATTAAATACCCGAATGAGGATGTTCTTACGGGATAA
- a CDS encoding NUDIX hydrolase, with the protein MIMVVDEDRNSLYPATREKIHREGLWHEVFHCWLLDTSAESPFVYLQERSLTKADFPGLYDISAVGHILKGESIQDGVREVEEELGLSVKLEDLRRLAIVKTETIIGEFKDFEHPHVYLLDKQMSWDDFSVQLSEVRGMARVPLRNLFNFTLKKVQSLEIEGFRMDNGVQTFYKEEVDYSNFVPHDRKYWREVLEPMVEYCNRQGKRV; encoded by the coding sequence ATGATTATGGTAGTGGACGAGGATAGAAATTCCCTTTATCCAGCCACTAGAGAAAAGATACACAGAGAAGGCTTGTGGCATGAGGTATTTCATTGTTGGTTATTGGACACTAGTGCGGAATCACCATTCGTCTATTTACAAGAGAGAAGTTTAACTAAAGCCGACTTTCCAGGTCTTTACGATATTTCAGCAGTTGGACATATCTTAAAAGGAGAATCCATACAAGATGGAGTTCGTGAAGTGGAAGAGGAACTTGGTTTATCTGTAAAATTGGAGGATCTTCGCCGATTAGCTATTGTAAAAACGGAAACGATTATTGGGGAGTTTAAAGATTTTGAACACCCTCATGTCTATTTACTAGATAAGCAAATGAGTTGGGATGACTTTTCTGTCCAACTGAGTGAAGTAAGAGGAATGGCTAGAGTGCCTTTGAGAAACCTTTTCAACTTTACTCTTAAAAAGGTTCAGAGTTTAGAAATAGAAGGATTTAGAATGGATAATGGTGTACAAACCTTTTATAAGGAAGAAGTAGATTATTCTAACTTTGTCCCACACGACCGAAAGTATTGGAGAGAAGTATTGGAGCCAATGGTTGAATACTGTAATCGACAAGGTAAGAGAGTGTAA
- a CDS encoding Lrp/AsnC family transcriptional regulator, protein MNTQLLEERILLEVTRNPNISMRELARQFDIQPVQAGAYVQELRKNGKIKVDSWLFHTGDFVGPVSCIMETTVSTNQLDSFKEIINTYTDIEFCYQVAGDACFLVKVQHDTYKEIETFIRNLQTVVQTIIPLVFPVEYQTA, encoded by the coding sequence ATGAATACGCAACTTTTAGAAGAAAGAATTCTATTGGAAGTAACGAGAAACCCTAATATCTCTATGAGAGAACTAGCTAGACAGTTTGATATTCAACCTGTCCAAGCGGGTGCTTATGTTCAAGAGCTAAGAAAAAACGGGAAAATAAAAGTAGACTCATGGCTATTCCATACAGGAGATTTTGTAGGACCAGTAAGTTGTATTATGGAAACTACTGTTAGTACAAATCAGTTAGATTCATTTAAAGAAATAATAAATACCTATACAGATATAGAATTTTGTTATCAGGTAGCAGGGGATGCTTGCTTCCTAGTTAAGGTTCAACATGATACATATAAGGAAATAGAAACATTTATTCGTAACCTGCAAACGGTGGTACAAACGATCATTCCACTAGTGTTTCCTGTTGAATATCAAACCGCTTAA